The genomic interval CGGAAGAAAAGGGGCAATCCTTGCCAGTGGTAATCTGGGTTCATGGCGGCGGCTGGCGGAACGGAGACAAGGACAATCGCGCCGGAATCAACCTGTGCCAGACTTGGGCCAAAGCCAGAATCGTCGTCGTCGGGCTGGACTATCGACTGACTCCGGCCGTGGTTCATCCGGCTCATGTTGAAGACGTTGCCGCGGGAATCGCATGGGTTCACAAGCATATCGCGGAATACGGTGGTGATCCGAAGCGAGTTTTTCTGCTGGGGCATTCGGCGGGAGCACACCTTGTGGCCCTAGTCGCCACCGCACCGAACTATTTGCAGGCTCATGACCTGTCACCGAAGTCTGCTTTGGCAGGTGTCATGGCGATTGACACAGCCAGCTACGATCTGACGACGACTCGAACTCCGGCTGTAAAAAAGATGATCTCCGATGCCTTTGGAAACGAGGCAAAAACACTAAATGAAGCATCTCCCTTGCAGCAAGCCCGGAAGAATCCCGATGATTGCCCGCCATTTGTGATTGCAGCAGTGAAGCAACGCCCCGAAGCCGTGAGTGAATCGAAGGCACTTAGCGCCGTCCTGCCCCAAAGCACGCTCGTGACTGTTGATTATCCGGGAACCGGTCAACTCGCTGCACATGGACTGATCGCCAAAGAGCTGGCTGATTTCGAGAAGGATTTGACCAAACGACTGCTGGCGTTCGTCAAAGACACGCCTGCCTCAGTAAAGTGAGCCATACCATAGGTGGCTAAGTCATGTGGGAATGGGATCAGCCTTACCCGACGCAAACGCTGGCCGGTCGATGCGGCATCGAGCTGAGGGCCGAAATGAAGATCACGCAGTTGAAGTCGGAGTGATCTCAGTTCGGAAGGCTCGAACTGATTTCCCACTCATCTATCGAGTCACTGCCACCTGAATCATGTAGCAGACGGGATGGGCACCGACGTGTCATCGGATTGGATTGAGCCAATCCACAAGCCAGTTCTCCTTGACTTCGTTCACCTCCAGGGATAGTTTATTTCCACAATAGACGAAATGTCTGTATTGTTTGCGGTCCACGCGTGAGGCGAATGCGAGCGTGCTGTGCGACGACGGGGATATTCTCTGATCGAGCTATTGGTTGTGATGGCAATTATCGCCGTACTGCTCGGATTCGTGCTCGTCATGATCCAGCAAACATACGCGGCGTTGCGGCGCCTGATGGAGCTTGCTGGATAGACAACTGCAATGACCTTGAACGGCGCGTTGTGGTCTGGCGGTTCTACAGGGCCTTCTAAGTGGGACATCGAGACGATGAGGAATACCTGTAGCGTCCACAGTTGGGCAGCCGTGGAATGGTGTCACAATTGGAGCGTCGCGGCCAGGTGGTGAATCGCAAGAAAATGCCGCGATTACTGAGGGAAATGGGGCTTTAGTCGCTCGCACCGAGTCCTCGAACGACGATGCGAGCAGCCGGTCACAAGATTTATCCCTACCTGCTTGGAGGTGTTGAAATCGTTCGACCCAATCAAGTGTGTGCGTGCGACATCACGTTCGTTCCGATGCGTCGGGGATATCTGTGTTTGACGGCCGTTATGGATTGGTACGGCCGCTACGTATTGGCCTGGCACTGTCCAACAGCATGGACGTGGAGTTTTGTGTTTGAGACCCTGGAGAAAGCGTTGTAACAGGGCCAATTGGAAATCTTCAACACGGATCAGGGATCTCAATTCACGAGCCAGATCTTTACGAAGCGACTGGAACAGGAATCGATTGCCATCAGCATGGACGGCAAAGGTCGAGCGATTGACAACGTCACGATTGAACGACTGTGGCGTACCGTGAAATATGAGAACATCTACCTCAAGGAATACACGACGGGAGCCGATTGTCATGAAGGATTGAAGGCGTACTTCCAGTACTATCGCCACGAGCGACCTCACCAGGGATTGGCCAACCGCACGCCCTGGCAAGCCTATCAAATCCCTCGCCCCCGAGCCCAGTGAAGACGATCTAAGAAATGGCTCCCGGTGGTCCGAAAAACGGGGTCCACTTCAAGAAAGCAGTCGGCGGACGTTGGCGTGATCTTGCTAATTCACGATGTGTATTCTCGTACTCTGCTCGTTCACTCTCTGGTTAGCTGCGTGCTTGAACATCGATCACGAAGACGTTGCCCGACTGAGAAGCCACCGCCAGTGACTTGCCATTCTTAGACCAGCAAAGGCTGGACTGATGGTCGATATCTAGCAGATCTGTTTTTTCAACGAACTTTTCTTCGAAGGGATCTGCGCCATCGTTTGAAGCACCCCAAACGCGAACGAACCCGCGGTGATCAATCGCAGCCAGGCGAAGCAGATGATCGACGTTAACGAAACTCAATCCTTGAATCGGAAAGCTTGCGGAATTCAACGCATCATCTTTTCGGGTCGTAGGGATCCCATCTGTATTGAGATTCCAAATCTCAATCTGGCCGGAAGTGGAGCCCATCGCAAGAAATCTTTCATCAGCGCTGAATGCCAGAGCCGTTACCGGAGCGTTGATTGTGGGGGCTGGAAGATCCTCATCGGTGCCAGGGCTGGCCAGTTTTCTGACATGAATCTTGTTCGCATCGAGCGTCAGCGCAAATGCAAAGATCGGCAGATTTGCAGGTTGGGCCATGGCCCGTACGAGCTGGCCAGGATCAGGAGTTGGGGCGGGCTCTGGAAAGAGTTTGTAAGCGGCCCCGTCCAACGCCCATATCCTGCCATCGGCCACGCCGAAGACGGGCGCATCACCACCGACCCAGCCTGCCGCGGTGATGACATTGTAGAGTTTCGCTGGGTCGGTCTGATCTGGTGGCCCAAATATCTGTGGCAGAGGAAAATACTCAAGTTGAAAATTGGGTGGCAACGAGTCATCCAGTGTTCCCACAAGGATCGTATTGCCTTGCCAACCGAGGATGCCCGAGTTGACGGTGGGCTGCGTTCCGGTCGGAATAAAGTCCGCAAGTTTACGGAACGTGTGGCCAGATTCGTCGATCATCCAAACGCGCGCCGTCGTCTTCGACGCTGCCGCTGTCTTTGACAGTGCTGTAACACATAACGTGGGCTTCAATCTCAATGCCACTGCAGTAACACTCTCTCCCGTAATCGTGATATTGACGATTTCAGTGGCTGGAGCGGAATCTTTCTGTCGATGGACACGAAGCGTTCCGTCATCCCATGCCGAAACGATGACGGTTCCATCGCCACCATCAATTCGCGTGACAGGTTCTGCACAGAGTCGGGTGCCTGCCGCATCGGGATAAATAACCGCGCTCGATGCGTCTCCCGTGGTTTCATTCCAGATTAGTTTTCGAAGTGATCGTTTCAAGACCCCTGCGTTATTCTCTGTGAGTTGTAGAATCCAAGCATTGTTGGTTCCCGGCCAAAATCGGACATGGTGAGTCGCAGCATAGATGTCAGCGGAAGTCGAAGTCAGCCCCGAGGGAATCGGAATGATTTGAATACTGCCTGTTGCATATTCGTAACGTTGCAAGCTGAAGTTGCTGCCGGCGTCTTTCGAAACAATGCATACGGCCGTGCCGTCATCAGCGATTGCCAATGTCTGCGGCCGTGCTTCAACCAAGTCTGTGGGGAAAACATTGACCCACGCCGCCGTCAGGCCGTCCAGTGAGAAGATTCGGCCGGCGCCACCTGAGCTCTCCGTCAAAACGACAATTTTGTCAGGAGTCGTCGCCGCGATCGCGGCAGACCTAATCGCATCAGTGCCGGTCACATCATTTGTTGAGACGTCTGATTGAGCGTGCGCCAAAGTTTCCATTACCAGTCGATGGGCGTTGCGTTCGCCCCCCCCTCCCCCCACGGCGATCAGCGTGCTTTTCTTGTCGTCGTTCTGTACGAGCCGCTGGGTCATTATCGGAAAAATCTTTTCAGTTTCCGGCATGTGTGCAATTACTGCGGTGCCGTCGCTACGTCCCTCCAGAAAGCTCAACGTCTTGCTCCCAATCAGCACGCGGACTCGAGCGGTGCTTTCAGCTGGAACAGATCCAGTCACTTCTGTGACGCTCGGCGCGAGCACGTCAATACAATAAGTTTTTCCGTCACGTCCTGCCGTCACAAGTCGCTTTTCATCCACCCACGCGACACCGCCGAGAAGTGTCGTGTGTGAGTAGATGGGAGCTCCAACACTGGCCGTCAGACTTGTGTCTGCCATCGAATCAATCCCTCTGTGTTCGCACGCGATCAAGTCCTTGAGGTCGAATACAGTGCTAGACAGGAGCACCAATACTGTTAATTTTCCTTCTCCAGTCTTTTACGAGAGCGGTGTCACTAAAGACGGCCAATGGGGCAAATAGATGTTCTGGACCATCAGGATCGCGAAAGCTCGAAGGTACCCTCACCTCGGCCGTACGAACAACGTGCTGCCAGTAGTCACCGACTCGGTAGCACCGAGGACTGGATTTCGCACCCAATTTCAGTTGAGCTTGCAGTCCATGTTCTAACTGAATTCCCGGATCGTTCGTGTCGCCATCTTTCCCCGAGAGTTTGAGGCCCCTGAAGTCGCCGGCCAGATGATCCCACAGAATCAAACGGGGTTTCGCCTTTCCGATGGGTTGTATCCCTTCCAGGGCCTTGAGCGCGTTATACGCATCGATGAGCGGATCCCCGATAGGCGTTTTTTCAGAGATTTTTGGCCGATCTGGACCAAGCGCGACGATCGCCTCCAGATTCTCGGGATCGATGGATTCGACCCACAGCAATGGAAAACACACGTCCCGATGGTACCAGTCAGGCAGCACCGGCTCGACCCAATGTAACGCCTCCAGTGAACGCGAACCGCCGAGCGCATCGAGACTTTCAAGGGCGACGCGCCAAGTCGCCGCATCGGCCTCCTTGGACCATCCGTTGGGTTTGATGGCGAACGCGGGTGCGGCGTTGTCACGAGACCACTTCAGACGAGGTGCCGCTTTCTCTGAAAGTGCCTCTGCGAGAATTCCTTTTTCATGGACTTCAACCCGATAGAGTTGGTCGGAGATCCCCGAGAATGCATCCATGGCTGGAGAAACACAGTGATCGCTGTCTCGCGTGCTATACGAAAATGTTAACTGACCCAACGTTTCGCCGTATGGAATCTCAGCGGGATTCGCGAGTGTGTCCTGTTTTAGATCGTTGATGGAGGAGAGTTCGCCGGGGTTTGAATTGAGCCGGGCCACACGAACCACCCAATCCCACTTTTCTCGATTGCATGAGTCTCGCCCTTCGAAACCGACATCGAGTAAGTCCGAATCATCCAAGGGAGTGACTGGTACGTTCTGGACGTCAAGATATGCCAACAAAAACTTATCGATCACGGGAAATGGCTTGCTTGGCACGTTGGGCCACTGACTTGAATAGGTCGGGAGTGACTGGGGGTTCGCATCGTTCGTGACTCGAATGCCATCGACGTAATAGGTTCCCACTCCAATCGTCAGGTCGTTGATCTTGTTCTGAGAGAGTTTCTCCGTAATCTTAAAGCCGACTGCAACACCACCGGGCAAGATCGCACCGGCGTGATATCCGACCACGTCAACGATCAGGTCGCGAACTCGCCGGTCTGCGAGGTCGACCTGCTCATTGAAGTCGGCGTCTGTGAAGATACGTCCTTGCAAGCGACGCACCTTCGCATAATTCTTTCCCTCGTTCAGGAGGTGGCTGTCACGAGTAATGTCGTGGCTCATGAAACATTCCTTGGGTGAATAATCAAGCGAACGTCCAGACCGGCGGGGACGTTTTCTGTGAGACGGTCGATAAGTTCAAGGTCACGAATCGGGAGGTCTAGGTCGTGAAACGCGCCCATTTCTCCGCCGTCTTCGGCACCCAGTCGGATCTCTGGCGCAATACTGGAATGCAAAGCCGCATAGGTGGGATCGCCGTAGCGGCGTGAGGCAAAGCAGGGCACAAGACGTTTCGAAACCGCGTCCAGTTGCGACGCCAGAGAAGCCGCATTCGTGGTCTCTGAGGCGGATGACGAACGGAACTGGCGCCGCAAGTACGCCCGAGACAGGTCGGGCTGGCAGCGGTATCGAGGGGGCGTCGCAGATTCAAGTGGAAGGTAGCAGAATCGTACGCATCCAGTCTGGCGACGGGCTGCTTGCAGGACTCCTGTAAACAGGCTGTTCTCGGCCAATGCAATCTGATGGACTCTGATTTTTCCGAGCACAGTTGTATTGCGCATCAGCATGACCGCATAGGCATACGGCAGAGTGGAACCTCCATCCTGCTTGTTGGGGCCGGACAAGGCCATCTCAGCCTCCAGCACCGGACCAGCCCCAGGTTCGAGAGCAGGGCCGGCATCGATGATACTATCTCGAATCACCAATGGGACGGGTTCGGTAAGTTGTTGTGGATCAACCTGGATCCGTCCCATAATAGAGCGGTCGATTGTGACGCCAGCTTGACACCCATGCAGCGTTAAGCTGGCCGGATTGAAACGCCCGACGTCGTCTGACGAGCTGTTTGGTATCCAGCCTGGAACCAACGTCGTATCACGAATCGAAGTGCGGAGATCGTGTTCCAAGTGAACAGCACGCCCTGCGATCTTAAGGCCTTCTAGTACAAGTCGCGCGCCCTGACCACCTGCTTCAAACTTGATCCGATCCGCGAAGTAGGGTTTGCGATCTCGGCACCAGATCAGCGGACGGACTTCTGACGCCGCTCGAATGGTCAATCGCGCCCCTTCCGGGACAGTGACTTTTTCCCGTTCCCACAGGTAAGTCCGACTATCGATGAGCTCAATGACAACACGTGATTTCTCAGGTTGTTTCTCAAACCAATCGAGCGCCTCATTCAGGGACACAGCGATTCTTGGACCGTCGGATTCCTTAGGGTTCTGCAATGTCGATTCGCCGTCGATTTGTACGCGGATGTATTGCTCACCATCGGCGATGTCACGCAATCGACGCGGATAGCCCCCGCCGATTTTTCCGATCAGTCCCGCAAAATATGACACTTGGAAACGCGAATCTTGAATTCTCGCAGATTTCTGCTCTGCAACTGCATCCGCCTCGGAAGGCTGCTGAGCGGCATTTGTCAGGGTGAGCGCGGAGGACCGGCCTAAAGTTGTCGCTGGGTGTGTCTTACCAGGGGCTTTCAGACGCAGGGCCAGACGACCTCGCTGCGGATCAATCAACAGCATGCCCGTTGCGATGGTCGCTGCGGGAATCGACCATTTTCCGTTCTTACCAGGCAAATCAACGACCAGGATTCGCTGCGAAGGCCAGGGCTTGTTGTCGAACCAGACTTCCAGACTCTTTCCGGGACCATAATAATTCAGTAACCGAGACGTCATCACACGACGATCAATGGGATACACGAAGTGTGCGGGACTAATCGCTTCCCCGGGCCCAGGCGCATTCAGCTCGCGGGTCAAGAGCGGAATGGTTCCCCCCAGCGGATCAAAAGTTCCCAATTGGAGATAAGTACTATCGTCGCTCTCGACGCAATAAGCGGGCGATTTCACGATGGGATATGACCTCAATCTTCCCAGGTGAACTTCGATGCCGTCAGGATGCGCGCGGCCCGGCGTTGTTTCCGGCTCTGTCCGAACGCGGCGGACCTCGGCTGTGAGCGGAAGCCAGGCAAAGGGGCTGGATAGACCTCGGCGTTCCCGCAACGCCGGCCCAAATTCACTGGATGCCAGTGGAAAGTGCACCGGGCGGCGGACGGCAGGAGTGCGTTCAATCCGGAACAGCGTTTCGACGACAAAAGAAGACGCGCCCCCAAAGTCTCTGACGATTCGCCGCAGTTCGGCAATCGTACCCTTGCGGCGGCGAGTGGGGATTAGACTTCCAATCAGTCGTCTCGTCAGGGAAGCTTGTCGGCTGGCTCTCGCTGAATCCGCGGAACCGCCGACTTCCACCCCCGCCGATGTGCGCGGCAAGTGGAATCCCAGGAGATCACCGAGATAAGGGAGTAATTCTGGACGACATGTTTCCACGCAAAAGTCGTCGTAAAGTTGTTGAATGTCCGCTTCGAGTAAATTGTATTGTGCCCCCAGAATTTGCAGCAGTGCCTGCAGTACCGCGTCACCCTCTTGGTCGCGCCGCCGCAAATCTGCAGGCAGCAGCCGATACAGACGATCTGGGTCACCTGCCAACGCGGGATAAAGGGGGGATGCGAGTGAAGTTGAAGGTTGAGGCACTTTCATATGATCGTCCCCCGTTGTGCATCCCAGGGTTTCAGGATGAGC from Schlesneria paludicola DSM 18645 carries:
- a CDS encoding type II secretion system protein; protein product: MRRRGYSLIELLVVMAIIAVLLGFVLVMIQQTYAALRRLMELAG
- a CDS encoding DDE-type integrase/transposase/recombinase; the encoded protein is MRAAGHKIYPYLLGGVEIVRPNQVCACDITFVPMRRGYLCLTAVMDWYGRYVLAWHCPTAWTWSFVFETLEKAL
- a CDS encoding integrase core domain-containing protein; this encodes MEIFNTDQGSQFTSQIFTKRLEQESIAISMDGKGRAIDNVTIERLWRTVKYENIYLKEYTTGADCHEGLKAYFQYYRHERPHQGLANRTPWQAYQIPRPRAQ
- a CDS encoding alpha/beta hydrolase, which encodes MRYWLRLLVVCGFVITRTVHAVEPVAVQYGKDSKQSLNVYRPAAEEKGQSLPVVIWVHGGGWRNGDKDNRAGINLCQTWAKARIVVVGLDYRLTPAVVHPAHVEDVAAGIAWVHKHIAEYGGDPKRVFLLGHSAGAHLVALVATAPNYLQAHDLSPKSALAGVMAIDTASYDLTTTRTPAVKKMISDAFGNEAKTLNEASPLQQARKNPDDCPPFVIAAVKQRPEAVSESKALSAVLPQSTLVTVDYPGTGQLAAHGLIAKELADFEKDLTKRLLAFVKDTPASVK
- a CDS encoding WD40 repeat domain-containing protein, translating into MADTSLTASVGAPIYSHTTLLGGVAWVDEKRLVTAGRDGKTYCIDVLAPSVTEVTGSVPAESTARVRVLIGSKTLSFLEGRSDGTAVIAHMPETEKIFPIMTQRLVQNDDKKSTLIAVGGGGGERNAHRLVMETLAHAQSDVSTNDVTGTDAIRSAAIAATTPDKIVVLTESSGGAGRIFSLDGLTAAWVNVFPTDLVEARPQTLAIADDGTAVCIVSKDAGSNFSLQRYEYATGSIQIIPIPSGLTSTSADIYAATHHVRFWPGTNNAWILQLTENNAGVLKRSLRKLIWNETTGDASSAVIYPDAAGTRLCAEPVTRIDGGDGTVIVSAWDDGTLRVHRQKDSAPATEIVNITITGESVTAVALRLKPTLCVTALSKTAAASKTTARVWMIDESGHTFRKLADFIPTGTQPTVNSGILGWQGNTILVGTLDDSLPPNFQLEYFPLPQIFGPPDQTDPAKLYNVITAAGWVGGDAPVFGVADGRIWALDGAAYKLFPEPAPTPDPGQLVRAMAQPANLPIFAFALTLDANKIHVRKLASPGTDEDLPAPTINAPVTALAFSADERFLAMGSTSGQIEIWNLNTDGIPTTRKDDALNSASFPIQGLSFVNVDHLLRLAAIDHRGFVRVWGASNDGADPFEEKFVEKTDLLDIDHQSSLCWSKNGKSLAVASQSGNVFVIDVQARS
- a CDS encoding DUF6519 domain-containing protein; translation: MSHDITRDSHLLNEGKNYAKVRRLQGRIFTDADFNEQVDLADRRVRDLIVDVVGYHAGAILPGGVAVGFKITEKLSQNKINDLTIGVGTYYVDGIRVTNDANPQSLPTYSSQWPNVPSKPFPVIDKFLLAYLDVQNVPVTPLDDSDLLDVGFEGRDSCNREKWDWVVRVARLNSNPGELSSINDLKQDTLANPAEIPYGETLGQLTFSYSTRDSDHCVSPAMDAFSGISDQLYRVEVHEKGILAEALSEKAAPRLKWSRDNAAPAFAIKPNGWSKEADAATWRVALESLDALGGSRSLEALHWVEPVLPDWYHRDVCFPLLWVESIDPENLEAIVALGPDRPKISEKTPIGDPLIDAYNALKALEGIQPIGKAKPRLILWDHLAGDFRGLKLSGKDGDTNDPGIQLEHGLQAQLKLGAKSSPRCYRVGDYWQHVVRTAEVRVPSSFRDPDGPEHLFAPLAVFSDTALVKDWRRKINSIGAPV